From the genome of Sulfurovum sp. NBC37-1, one region includes:
- a CDS encoding DUF4006 family protein, whose product MTENTNRSVFGLNGVTGMLIATVLLLSILVFLTVWGLGVQQHSATNPYDPTPITSNLDNVKEISKDNAQFAFKDAK is encoded by the coding sequence ATGACAGAAAATACAAATAGATCGGTATTCGGCCTTAATGGTGTAACAGGTATGTTGATAGCCACAGTGCTACTTTTGAGTATCCTTGTGTTCCTTACAGTATGGGGACTTGGCGTACAGCAGCACTCTGCGACTAATCCTTATGATCCTACACCGATCACAAGTAATTTGGACAACGTTAAAGAGATCAGTAAAGACAACGCACAGTTCGCATTCAAAGATGCTAAGTAA
- a CDS encoding FixH family protein translates to MAKENKEKTYWPHMIVGFLLIGITLGYWTVKHATSLPVQEENEYMLKYQKADMNINEILEKQKAFDKKYKIIISDVEMLPVKKNEVLHRKQKPQVKLAKGKNTFSYEVVNVKNADVPDANVSFLLTRPHTKVDDVMIETVPFSDGKYRVTVSVEKPGRYVLRFRARIGEAVGYSDTPAYLKP, encoded by the coding sequence ATGGCAAAAGAGAATAAAGAGAAGACCTACTGGCCTCATATGATAGTAGGTTTTCTACTCATAGGGATCACCCTTGGATATTGGACGGTGAAGCATGCCACCTCCCTGCCGGTACAGGAAGAGAACGAGTATATGCTCAAATACCAGAAGGCCGATATGAATATCAATGAAATTCTTGAAAAACAGAAGGCCTTCGATAAAAAGTACAAGATCATTATCTCAGATGTTGAAATGCTCCCAGTGAAGAAAAACGAGGTGCTTCATAGAAAGCAGAAGCCACAGGTAAAACTTGCCAAAGGTAAAAACACTTTTTCTTATGAAGTAGTTAATGTAAAAAATGCAGATGTACCCGATGCCAATGTGAGCTTTCTTCTGACGCGTCCACATACCAAAGTGGATGATGTTATGATAGAGACAGTTCCTTTTTCAGACGGAAAGTACAGAGTAACGGTTTCTGTTGAAAAACCGGGACGCTACGTGCTCCGCTTTAGAGCCAGGATCGGTGAGGCTGTCGGCTATTCCGATACACCGGCTTATCTTAAGCCCTAA
- a CDS encoding PD-(D/E)XK nuclease family protein, translated as MNQLHIYPTSRALRTVSQSLKNSDGFLPTLMRMDEFEKRAVLVEERTQADPLQRILFLKEASRFDSFETLKVDRDLVRFFSKSDALFKFFEELSAEHVDYDTLVQADAYAEFDKHLETLEQLQRRYKELLEAKGLTDRMFIPQCYTLNEGFVKVYEKIEVFLEGYLSRFELELLEKIAKHTQLIIHYTTSTFNQKMLERFEAFGIELQPNREVTFDLGNRRILSDHPDTLSIEASVYSVEERDEQVALAFMKIEEMVQSGISPEEIVLILPDEEFKKHFMLFDTHNNLNFAMGYDYANGRIYRSLDALYRYWQRHDRESVSLIERYGLLKEKIDSVSKTAQTGVENFFGFLEEIDLLDAEKQERVEEKYRHFLTLFRDETLTYKEWLFLWLKTLSKITLDDVRGGKVTVLGVLETRGVSFKGVVIVDFNEGTVPASSSKDMFLNSTVRTFAGLPTRQDREALQKQYYNRLLQQAESAAIIYSSSESNLPSKFLYELGLGKAERPKVPLSLLYGHPSQLKAEEAPVVEAFDATAQTWSASRLKTWLECKRKYYYRYIKNIKAKEEDELNEGAFLHTLLEQLYKEQDSYASEKELTKRLHALMDELLLEEDAKNRYRKLLWREKLKGFVKKEIDHFKAEWRVVERELEVVGEIGGLKFKGRIDRIDQNATDTLVLDYKSGRVEKEPKKLNPEKISDFQMSIYRQLLQNRYQNISLAFVNILEKGEKQQVTLLEERNALLAEHIIDLKQTKSFVAEKCDDLQKCTYCEFALMCGRGEYL; from the coding sequence ATGAATCAATTACATATCTACCCCACTTCCAGAGCTTTGAGAACCGTAAGCCAGTCATTGAAAAACTCTGATGGATTCCTCCCGACACTGATGCGAATGGATGAGTTTGAAAAACGGGCAGTACTTGTGGAAGAAAGAACACAGGCCGACCCCCTTCAACGTATACTTTTTCTTAAAGAAGCTTCACGGTTCGACAGTTTTGAAACATTGAAGGTCGATCGTGACCTGGTACGTTTTTTCAGTAAAAGTGACGCACTTTTTAAGTTCTTTGAGGAACTTTCTGCCGAGCATGTGGATTATGATACTTTGGTCCAGGCAGATGCCTATGCGGAATTTGACAAACACCTTGAAACATTGGAACAGTTGCAAAGGCGCTACAAAGAGTTGCTTGAGGCAAAGGGTCTGACAGATCGGATGTTCATCCCACAGTGTTACACTCTAAATGAAGGCTTTGTCAAAGTGTATGAGAAGATTGAGGTATTTCTTGAAGGATATCTGAGCCGTTTTGAACTTGAACTGTTGGAGAAGATAGCGAAACATACACAGCTGATCATCCATTATACAACAAGTACTTTCAACCAGAAGATGTTGGAGCGTTTTGAAGCCTTTGGTATTGAACTGCAGCCCAACAGGGAAGTTACTTTCGATCTTGGAAACAGACGTATTTTGAGCGACCATCCCGATACGCTGTCCATAGAAGCTTCTGTCTACAGTGTTGAGGAGCGTGATGAACAGGTCGCTCTGGCCTTTATGAAGATAGAAGAGATGGTACAGTCGGGCATTTCCCCTGAAGAGATCGTCCTGATCCTGCCCGATGAAGAATTCAAAAAACACTTTATGCTCTTTGATACACATAACAATCTGAACTTTGCTATGGGGTACGATTATGCAAACGGACGTATCTACCGGTCGCTGGATGCACTGTATCGCTACTGGCAGCGGCATGACAGGGAAAGTGTCAGTCTGATAGAACGTTACGGCCTTCTGAAAGAGAAGATCGACAGTGTCAGTAAGACAGCACAGACAGGTGTGGAAAACTTTTTTGGATTTCTGGAGGAAATTGATCTGCTGGATGCAGAAAAACAGGAACGGGTAGAAGAGAAGTATCGGCATTTTCTTACACTTTTCCGGGATGAAACACTCACCTATAAAGAATGGCTTTTTCTCTGGCTCAAAACACTCTCGAAGATCACTCTGGATGATGTACGCGGAGGGAAGGTGACAGTCCTGGGGGTGCTGGAGACAAGGGGTGTCTCATTCAAAGGTGTGGTGATCGTGGATTTCAATGAAGGTACGGTACCGGCATCGTCAAGTAAAGACATGTTCCTCAATTCGACGGTACGGACCTTTGCCGGGCTGCCGACACGACAAGACAGGGAAGCACTTCAGAAACAGTATTACAACCGTCTGCTGCAACAGGCAGAGAGTGCTGCTATCATTTACAGCAGTTCCGAGAGCAATCTGCCTTCAAAGTTTCTCTACGAGTTGGGTTTAGGCAAGGCCGAACGGCCCAAGGTACCACTTAGCCTCCTTTACGGCCATCCGTCACAGCTCAAAGCAGAGGAAGCCCCCGTCGTTGAAGCATTCGATGCGACTGCCCAAACCTGGTCGGCTTCGAGACTGAAGACCTGGCTGGAATGCAAGCGTAAATACTACTACCGCTATATCAAAAATATCAAGGCTAAAGAAGAGGATGAGCTTAATGAAGGTGCTTTCCTTCATACCCTGTTGGAGCAGCTTTACAAAGAACAGGACAGTTATGCAAGTGAAAAGGAGCTGACAAAGAGACTCCATGCGCTGATGGATGAGTTGCTGCTGGAAGAGGATGCAAAGAACCGTTACAGAAAACTGCTCTGGAGAGAAAAGCTCAAAGGTTTCGTAAAAAAAGAAATAGATCACTTCAAGGCAGAATGGCGTGTAGTGGAGAGGGAGCTTGAGGTCGTTGGCGAGATCGGCGGATTGAAGTTCAAAGGACGTATAGACCGTATTGACCAGAATGCAACCGATACACTGGTGCTTGACTATAAAAGTGGAAGGGTGGAAAAAGAGCCCAAAAAACTCAATCCTGAAAAGATCAGTGATTTTCAGATGAGTATTTACCGCCAACTGCTCCAAAACAGATATCAGAATATCTCTCTGGCTTTCGTCAATATACTGGAAAAAGGAGAGAAACAACAGGTCACTCTGCTTGAAGAGAGAAACGCCCTTTTGGCAGAACATATCATTGACCTAAAGCAGACAAAAAGTTTTGTGGCAGAAAAATGTGATGATCTCCAGAAATGTACCTACTGTGAATTTGCCCTGATGTGTGGAAGAGGGGAGTATCTGTAA
- a CDS encoding transposase gives MKQGGHLNLPHIDMKGYYQFITFRIKESIDSYLKQLYANKYDSEKIKQYKMDQYLDKSINGAFLNGSLIQEIQNYYFNHHGKEFDLYAVTIMPNHIHALVKQKSSLSDIVRILKGGSAHIINKRLNRTGKVWSSDYFDKVIRDEKHFQITYEYIKHNAFKAKLEDAKERFYGYFE, from the coding sequence ATGAAACAGGGGGGACACTTAAACCTTCCTCATATTGATATGAAAGGATATTATCAGTTTATTACTTTCAGAATAAAAGAAAGTATAGACAGTTATCTGAAGCAACTGTATGCAAACAAGTATGACAGTGAAAAAATAAAACAGTATAAAATGGACCAGTATCTGGATAAAAGCATCAATGGAGCTTTTTTAAACGGTAGTCTGATACAGGAAATACAAAACTATTATTTTAATCATCACGGTAAAGAGTTTGATTTATATGCTGTGACTATTATGCCAAATCATATTCATGCATTGGTAAAACAAAAAAGTTCATTAAGTGATATTGTCAGAATTCTTAAAGGCGGTTCAGCTCATATTATCAATAAAAGATTGAACAGAACGGGTAAGGTATGGTCAAGCGATTATTTTGATAAGGTAATAAGAGATGAAAAACACTTTCAAATTACATATGAGTACATTAAACACAATGCTTTCAAAGCAAAACTGGAAGATGCAAAGGAAAGGTTTTATGGTTATTTTGAATAA
- a CDS encoding RecB-like helicase, with amino-acid sequence MSFKPFLAYSASAGSGKTFALSVRYISLLFMGEPAGSILAATFTNKAAAEMRQRVVDSLRHLGENKAFLDAIEVETGMSRDVLFRKQPEVLKRFLSSTSHIVTLDSFFSKILRSASLELGLEPDFVTKEQPKEELEKHFLDEVDANGMLSDLVKLAMDIEDKRFKKIFDLMQNFYKVDPLLPAQSEVTLSISKEEEACEILRLEMLKALENAGAPDRCLKQFDTKNTKELFNKKLFEKETLGEHSWYKKIANGEIEAVYAALKQRLLLWAKAKEMVVLHHLFSIYDYYKNATITNARNSGVLTFNDLSYFTYRLLQEMPSSEFLYFKIDAKFRHILLDEFQDTSTLQFLLLKPLIDEIFSGQGQSDFKSFFYVGDTKQSLYRFRGGVEELFDKIAQRYGVQIEQMDTNYRSSRYVVEQVNLWFKDTMEGYVPQKSKTDASEGYVEVFESEEIIDDAVVQAQRLLELGVDVDDIVFLVSTNKDGQNLQEACEKEGIHTLLKTSSSLKNVPKVAALVAMVSYLFGGEKIDAEAMLLKVGKTLDRIDLEWFSVFMSPLQIVDRLIREFGYFDNDRNMLKLLEFASSFSDIPTFLDEFRTSSISVAAHSIHGANIMTIHGSKGLEFEYVIVLDKLTRPNSDKAPLIFHYNDDLHIDQILYRTQNREHFDGNYARIMEERRASSLKDRKNVLYVALTRAVEGLIVIKKPEGSIFDEINIFPIKIGEISVKCPVLGVKEEKSRGSEVVSVTISDYGTQEVGTKEDEEEKDYEAILFGTALHYTLEIMGDFDEQSLKSALVSLRNRYGQLLGHEGLAQIEKRVRSLIENETFQALLNEAKIMKEQSLSFEGELKQIDLLLEYDDHMLVIDYKSSKKYALKHQAQVNYYKRAIEKIAKKPTEGMIIYLLEDKIEIVNLK; translated from the coding sequence ATGAGTTTTAAACCTTTTTTGGCCTATTCGGCATCTGCGGGGAGTGGTAAGACTTTTGCGCTCTCTGTACGCTACATCTCTCTGCTTTTTATGGGAGAGCCTGCAGGAAGCATACTGGCAGCGACATTTACGAACAAGGCGGCAGCAGAGATGCGGCAGCGTGTGGTGGATTCACTGCGTCACCTTGGGGAGAACAAGGCATTCCTCGATGCCATTGAGGTAGAGACAGGGATGAGCAGGGACGTACTGTTCCGGAAACAGCCGGAAGTCTTGAAACGATTTCTTTCCTCTACATCCCATATTGTGACACTGGACAGTTTTTTCTCGAAGATCCTGCGTTCTGCCTCTCTGGAACTTGGACTTGAGCCTGATTTTGTGACTAAGGAACAGCCCAAGGAAGAGCTGGAGAAACATTTTCTGGATGAAGTAGATGCGAACGGTATGCTTTCCGATCTGGTGAAACTGGCCATGGACATTGAAGATAAACGCTTCAAGAAGATATTTGACCTAATGCAGAACTTCTACAAGGTCGATCCGCTGCTTCCTGCTCAGTCAGAAGTGACACTTTCCATAAGCAAAGAGGAAGAGGCCTGTGAAATACTGCGTCTGGAAATGCTCAAGGCACTTGAAAATGCCGGTGCGCCTGACCGCTGTCTGAAGCAGTTCGATACCAAAAACACTAAAGAACTGTTCAACAAAAAGCTGTTTGAGAAGGAGACGCTGGGTGAGCATTCCTGGTACAAAAAAATAGCCAACGGGGAGATCGAAGCTGTTTATGCCGCACTTAAACAGAGGCTGCTGCTTTGGGCAAAAGCTAAAGAAATGGTTGTACTGCATCATCTCTTCAGTATCTATGATTATTACAAAAATGCAACGATCACGAATGCAAGAAATTCGGGGGTGCTTACCTTTAATGACCTGAGCTATTTTACCTACCGGCTTTTGCAGGAAATGCCTTCGAGTGAGTTCCTGTACTTCAAGATCGATGCAAAGTTCAGACATATTCTTCTCGATGAATTTCAGGACACCTCTACACTGCAGTTCCTGCTGCTCAAACCGCTTATCGACGAGATTTTTTCCGGACAGGGGCAGAGTGATTTCAAGTCCTTCTTCTATGTGGGAGATACCAAGCAGTCACTGTACCGTTTTCGTGGTGGGGTGGAAGAGCTCTTTGACAAGATCGCCCAGAGATATGGTGTGCAGATCGAACAGATGGACACCAACTACCGAAGCAGCAGGTATGTAGTGGAACAGGTAAACCTCTGGTTCAAAGATACGATGGAGGGCTACGTGCCCCAAAAAAGCAAAACGGATGCAAGTGAGGGATATGTAGAGGTCTTTGAGTCCGAAGAGATCATTGACGATGCAGTTGTGCAGGCACAACGTCTTCTGGAACTTGGGGTCGACGTAGATGACATAGTATTCCTGGTCAGTACCAACAAGGATGGGCAGAATCTGCAGGAGGCCTGTGAAAAAGAGGGTATTCATACACTGCTGAAAACCTCCTCCTCTTTGAAGAATGTACCGAAGGTCGCTGCGCTGGTCGCTATGGTTTCCTATCTGTTCGGTGGGGAGAAGATCGATGCGGAAGCGATGCTCCTGAAGGTGGGCAAGACACTTGATCGAATCGATCTTGAGTGGTTCTCTGTTTTTATGAGCCCGTTGCAGATCGTGGACAGGCTGATACGGGAATTCGGCTACTTCGACAATGACCGCAATATGCTCAAACTATTGGAGTTCGCCTCATCGTTTTCGGATATCCCTACATTTTTGGATGAGTTTAGAACCTCGAGTATTTCTGTGGCGGCCCACTCCATTCATGGTGCGAATATCATGACGATCCATGGTTCAAAAGGGCTGGAGTTTGAATATGTGATCGTGCTGGACAAGCTGACGCGTCCCAACAGTGATAAAGCCCCGCTTATCTTCCATTACAATGATGATCTCCATATTGACCAGATACTCTACCGAACACAGAACAGGGAACACTTCGATGGCAACTATGCAAGGATTATGGAGGAGAGAAGGGCTTCTTCTCTCAAGGATAGAAAAAATGTGCTCTATGTGGCATTGACCCGTGCGGTGGAGGGATTGATCGTTATTAAGAAGCCGGAAGGGTCCATTTTCGATGAGATCAATATCTTTCCGATAAAGATCGGAGAGATAAGCGTTAAGTGTCCAGTATTGGGTGTCAAGGAAGAGAAGAGCAGGGGGAGCGAAGTAGTATCGGTGACTATTTCTGATTACGGTACACAGGAGGTTGGTACGAAAGAGGATGAGGAAGAGAAAGACTACGAAGCGATCCTTTTTGGTACGGCACTGCACTACACGCTGGAGATCATGGGAGATTTTGATGAGCAAAGCCTGAAATCAGCCTTGGTCTCTCTACGGAACCGTTACGGACAGCTTTTGGGCCATGAAGGTTTGGCCCAGATCGAAAAACGGGTCAGGTCTTTGATTGAAAATGAAACATTCCAGGCACTCTTGAACGAGGCAAAGATCATGAAAGAGCAGTCGCTCTCTTTTGAAGGGGAACTGAAACAGATTGACCTGCTTCTGGAATATGACGACCATATGCTGGTGATCGATTACAAGAGTTCGAAGAAGTATGCCCTGAAGCATCAGGCTCAGGTCAATTACTATAAAAGAGCGATCGAAAAAATTGCAAAAAAGCCGACTGAGGGGATGATCATTTATCTTTTGGAAGATAAAATTGAGATAGTAAACTTAAAATAA
- the rplM gene encoding 50S ribosomal protein L13: protein MTKVLKPSEVQRDWVLIDAEGKTFGRILTEVATLLRGKHKPSFTPNVDCGDYVVIINAEKAKFTGVKLEDKEYFTHSGYFGSTKSKKLGDMLENHTEKLYKLAVRGMLPKTTLGRQMLKKLKVYAGAEHPHTAQINKEA, encoded by the coding sequence ATGACAAAGGTACTAAAACCTTCCGAAGTACAGCGTGACTGGGTTTTGATCGATGCTGAAGGTAAAACTTTCGGTCGTATCCTGACTGAAGTCGCTACACTTCTAAGAGGTAAACACAAGCCATCATTCACACCAAACGTAGACTGTGGTGATTACGTAGTGATCATCAATGCGGAAAAAGCGAAATTCACAGGTGTCAAACTTGAGGATAAAGAGTATTTCACTCACTCAGGCTACTTTGGTTCAACCAAAAGTAAAAAACTGGGCGATATGCTTGAGAACCACACAGAGAAACTTTACAAGCTTGCTGTAAGAGGTATGCTGCCAAAGACAACTCTTGGTAGACAAATGCTTAAAAAACTGAAAGTATATGCCGGTGCAGAGCACCCACATACTGCACAAATTAACAAGGAAGCGTAA
- the rpsI gene encoding 30S ribosomal protein S9: MATIYATGKRKAAIAKVWLTPGNGEMLINGKTLDQWLGGHETLKMKVRLPLEATKQLESMNVKATTLGGGYSAQADALKHGITKALVEFEPSFRAILKPMGLLTRDSRVVERKKPGKKKARRSPQFSKR, encoded by the coding sequence ATGGCGACTATTTATGCAACAGGAAAAAGAAAAGCGGCTATCGCTAAAGTTTGGTTGACACCAGGTAACGGTGAAATGCTAATTAACGGTAAAACACTTGACCAATGGTTGGGTGGACACGAAACACTTAAAATGAAAGTAAGACTTCCTCTTGAAGCGACTAAGCAGCTTGAGTCTATGAACGTAAAAGCGACTACACTCGGTGGCGGTTACTCTGCACAGGCAGATGCATTGAAGCACGGTATCACCAAAGCATTGGTTGAATTCGAGCCGTCTTTCAGAGCGATCTTGAAGCCTATGGGTCTTCTTACTCGTGACTCAAGAGTGGTTGAGCGTAAGAAACCAGGTAAGAAAAAAGCGAGAAGATCTCCACAGTTCTCAAAAAGATAA
- a CDS encoding peptide deformylase, producing the protein MVQKLVIYPDDRMNCTSTDVRSFNQTLWDVLEDMRDTMLAHDIKAMAAMQIAYPYNIILIKEGEEYHEYINPRIIKNEDLFDSEESSIHYPDVTVTIPRYGKIKLVYEDRNGQVHYEDIEDRELAATLQRKIDITFGGNILDKVDKNTREKILDALAGKGLMPQTDDVCPTFSRKDYFVSFTDKLLILMGLSLLTPLFKFSKETVENIYTFDKIAFPLIIVLMIGFFFYAQYEAKKYKQCSSCQIGNNIGVMVKRTVAALAFAIGAYFLVNPY; encoded by the coding sequence ATGGTACAAAAACTGGTTATCTACCCCGACGACAGAATGAACTGCACCTCAACGGATGTACGTTCTTTCAACCAAACGCTCTGGGACGTATTGGAAGATATGCGCGATACAATGCTGGCACATGACATCAAAGCTATGGCTGCTATGCAGATCGCCTATCCCTACAATATTATTCTTATCAAAGAGGGGGAGGAGTATCACGAATATATCAATCCGCGTATCATCAAGAATGAAGACCTTTTCGACTCCGAAGAGAGCAGCATCCATTACCCGGATGTGACGGTCACCATCCCGCGTTACGGGAAGATAAAACTGGTGTATGAAGACCGTAACGGACAGGTACATTACGAAGACATCGAAGATAGGGAACTTGCTGCGACACTGCAGAGAAAGATAGATATTACCTTTGGCGGAAACATACTCGACAAGGTAGACAAAAATACCAGAGAGAAGATACTCGATGCTCTGGCAGGGAAAGGGCTCATGCCTCAGACAGATGATGTCTGCCCTACTTTCTCAAGAAAAGACTATTTTGTCAGTTTTACAGACAAACTTCTCATCCTGATGGGACTCTCTCTTTTGACACCGCTTTTCAAATTTTCAAAAGAGACCGTAGAGAACATCTATACCTTCGACAAGATCGCATTCCCGCTCATCATTGTGTTGATGATAGGCTTTTTCTTCTATGCGCAGTACGAAGCCAAAAAATATAAACAATGCAGCTCCTGTCAGATAGGGAACAACATAGGGGTAATGGTCAAACGCACCGTTGCCGCCCTGGCCTTCGCCATAGGCGCCTACTTCCTGGTCAACCCCTATTAG
- a CDS encoding NAD(P)/FAD-dependent oxidoreductase: MARLVVMGGGVSGHTAATFAKDWLGDEHEVVVVTPNSQWNWIPSNIWVGVGQMSKEEVVFPLAPVYEKAGIDFRQAKAVSIHPNGGEKSDKEYITIEYTGQGKEGQTEEITYDYLINATGPKLNFGATPGLDEGHTVSVCTADHAVHANLELKKVFEKAKTEKQKILVGTGHGMCTCQGAAFEYIFNIEHEANKAGVRDNLEIKWISNESFLGDFGIGGLHMKRGGYAASSRLFAESLYSERGIPWIIGAHVSKVEAGKAHYELLDGSTGEEEFDFAMLIPPFAGVGLKAYDKDGSDITDTIFAPNGFMKVDAKYDAGAYENWKASDWPRTYQNPTYSNMFACGIAFAPPHLISKPMSSVNGTPINPTPPRTGMPSGIIGKNVAHSVTDLIKKGPDAHLHEASMAEMGAACVASAGKGLTDGTAAALTVYPVVPDFEKYPGLGRDLDYTFGEIGLAGHWIKHILHHLFIYKAKLKPGWTLIPE, encoded by the coding sequence ATGGCACGATTAGTAGTTATGGGTGGTGGCGTCTCAGGACACACTGCTGCAACATTTGCAAAAGATTGGCTGGGTGACGAGCACGAAGTAGTGGTTGTAACTCCAAATTCACAATGGAACTGGATTCCATCAAATATATGGGTAGGTGTAGGTCAGATGAGCAAGGAGGAAGTTGTCTTCCCCCTGGCACCCGTGTATGAAAAAGCAGGTATCGATTTCAGACAGGCAAAAGCAGTTTCCATTCATCCAAATGGTGGAGAGAAGAGTGACAAAGAATATATCACGATCGAATATACAGGACAGGGCAAAGAGGGGCAGACCGAAGAAATTACTTATGATTACCTCATCAATGCTACAGGTCCAAAACTGAACTTCGGTGCAACACCTGGTTTGGATGAAGGTCACACTGTTTCTGTCTGTACAGCGGACCATGCGGTACATGCGAATCTTGAGCTCAAGAAGGTCTTCGAAAAGGCAAAAACAGAGAAGCAGAAAATTCTTGTCGGTACCGGTCACGGTATGTGTACCTGTCAGGGTGCCGCGTTCGAATATATCTTCAACATCGAGCACGAAGCGAACAAAGCAGGCGTCAGAGACAATCTTGAGATCAAGTGGATCTCCAACGAATCATTCCTCGGTGACTTCGGTATCGGTGGTCTACATATGAAACGTGGGGGTTATGCTGCCTCTTCAAGACTTTTTGCCGAATCTCTTTATTCTGAAAGAGGGATCCCTTGGATCATTGGAGCACATGTCTCCAAAGTTGAAGCAGGAAAGGCACACTACGAACTTCTTGATGGTTCGACCGGAGAAGAAGAGTTCGATTTTGCAATGCTCATTCCGCCATTTGCCGGTGTGGGGCTCAAAGCATACGATAAAGACGGTTCAGACATCACTGACACGATCTTCGCACCGAACGGCTTCATGAAAGTCGATGCGAAGTATGATGCTGGTGCCTACGAGAACTGGAAAGCGTCTGACTGGCCAAGAACGTATCAGAATCCGACATATTCAAATATGTTCGCATGCGGTATTGCATTCGCACCTCCGCACCTGATCTCCAAGCCGATGTCATCAGTGAACGGTACACCGATCAACCCGACACCGCCAAGAACAGGTATGCCTTCAGGTATCATCGGTAAAAATGTAGCACACTCGGTAACAGACCTGATCAAAAAAGGTCCTGACGCACACCTTCATGAAGCCTCCATGGCGGAAATGGGTGCAGCATGTGTTGCATCTGCAGGTAAAGGTCTTACAGACGGTACGGCTGCAGCATTGACCGTTTATCCTGTCGTTCCTGACTTCGAGAAATATCCGGGACTTGGCCGCGACCTTGACTATACCTTTGGTGAGATCGGACTTGCAGGGCACTGGATCAAACATATCCTGCATCACCTGTTCATCTATAAAGCAAAACTCAAGCCAGGCTGGACTCTCATCCCAGAGTAA